GATGACTATTTAAATTATATTCATGCGCAAAAGGAATTAAATTTAAAAATAAAGGTTGAATTTTTAATAATGGCAACTGATTTAATTGAAATTAAGGCTTATTCGATATTAAATAGGGATAAAAAATTTGAAAAGATTGAAAATTTAGAGAAAAAAATAATTGAATATCAATTATTTAAGGAAATTTCTGAATTGTTTTCAAAATATGAAAACGAATATAATGTTCCTTATACAAGAACAGGAACAGAAAGTATAGGAAGTGAAATTGAATATGACATTTCAAGCCTAAATTTAGATAATTTATTCAAAAGCCTAAAGAATTTGATTAATTCAAAAATGATAAAAAAAAATAATTTTGAAGAAAGGATAATTCTAAATTTAGAAGATGATAATTACTCAACAGAAGAAGCTCATAATGAAATTTCTGAAATTATAAAAGAAGATCGAAAAGTAGAATTTAATCATCTGTTAAAAAATAAGTTTTCTAAATCTAGGATAGTAACTTTATTTCTTTGTATTTTAGATATGTTTAAAAATGGAGAAATTGATATAATTGTAGAAGAAAAGAATTTTTTTATTAAATCCATAAAATAAGAAATATAAAAATAGAAAATCAAAAGAAAGGAAATTAATTTTAATGTTTAAATCTAGTTTTATAGTAATGATAATAAATATGTTAAGCCGAATTTTAGGACTTATAAGAGAAATGATTATCGGAAGCGTTTTTGGAGCGACTGGAATGACAGATGCCTATGTCAGTGCTACAAAAATTCCAAACTTTTTTACGACATTGTTTGGGGAAGGATCGCTTGGAACGGTATTTATTCCAATTTATAACCGTGGAATGGCAGAAGAGGGAAAAGAGAGAACAGATGACTTTGTATTTTCACTTTTAAACTTAATAGTTGCATTTACATCGACACTTTCTGTAATTATGATATTCTTTTCTAAACAAATTTTAAAAGTGACAACAGGTTTTAACGATCCAAAAAGATTTGATGCAGCGAATAACTTATTGAAAATCGTAGCTTTTTATTTTTTATTTATTGCACTATCTGGAGTCGTATCGTCATTATTAAATAATTACAAAAAATTCGCAGTTTCAGCGTCGATGGGAATTGTATTTAACTTGACAATCATAGTTGGAACTTTAATGCTAAAAAATAAAATGGGAATTTATGGACTGGGTGTAGCTTATTTGCTTTCTGGAGTTTTTCAGTTAGTGATAATGCTTCCACAATTTTTTCAAATTATGAAAAAATATAAATTTATTTTAAACTTAAAAGATGAATATGTAAAAGAAATGTTTATTTTAATGGTTCCAACATTAGTCGGAATTTTTGGCTATCAAATAAATGAAATTGTTGACAACAGGTTTGCAACTTCACTTCCAGCTGGAACAGCAAGTGCATTAAATTATGCAAGTAGATTATACTTGCTTCCAATAGGAGTTTTTGCAATTTCACTAGCAGTTGTAATTTTCCCAACATTGTCAAAAGCTGTTGTAAAAAATGATAACAGAACAGTGAGAAGAGTTGTTCATCAAGGATTATATATGCTATCTTTTCTAATCGTTCCATCAAGTGTAATTTTATTTGGATATGCAAAAGAAATAGTAAGATTAGTTTACGAAAGAGGGAAATTTAATGCGGCAGCTGTAAAAGTTACTTCAGAAACATTACAGTTTTATGCTTTGGGACTTCTGTTTTTCTCAACAATACATCTTCTTACAAGAAGCCATTATGTCTACAAAGATAGAAAGACACCTGTTATTTCATCTTTTGCTGCAATATTTATAAACATAGTTTTAGATTCACTTTTGTATAAGCAATATAGACATGTCGGTTTGACATTCGCAACTTCATTTTCTGCAATGGTAAACTTTATAATTTTATATATTTCGCTAAACAAAAAATATGTAAAATTAAGAAACTTAAAATATATTGCAATTTTAGGAGTGACATTTGTAACTTCGATGATTTCTTATTGGGGTTCAAGCGTGATAAAATTTCAGAATAAATATGGAATTGTTGTTAATTTAACTATATTTGCAATAATATATTTGATTATTTGGTTTGCTTTGATATTTACTTTTAGAAAAGATTTAATAAGAAAAGTTTTGAAAAGAAGAAAATGGTAAAGTTATGATAAAAGAAAAAATTAGATATACAAAGACAGGAAAACGAATAGAAGTTTATGAATTTAAAGCGAAGCTGCATCAAAAAGTTGTAATGAGCAAAAATCAGTTTGAAGAACATATTTTTCCAAAGCATCCTGAAATATCATTGGAAATTATAAAAGAAGTTTTAGAAAATCCAGATTTCGTAACAAAACAGTCAAAATCCCGTAAAGAACATTTTTATCAGAAAAAAATTGGAAAGCTAAATTATTTTGTAGTAATTTCGCAGCACAAAAATGTAAAAAATCTCAGATTTGTTCTGACAGCCTTTATGGCAAAAGATTCAAATTTTCTAAAAGAAAAAAATATACACTATAGATATTATAAAAAATAAAAATAAGATCTAAAAAAATCACCGCGTAAAAAGCCATATAAGAGCTTAAAATTGATTAAGCCATACTTTTTATCGTCGATGATTTTTTATTGCTTTAAATCGCTTTATTTTGATAAAACAGTTTTTTATTTTGTATTTCATTGATTTTTAGAACTTTTGATTTATGTGAACCTTAAATAGAATTTTTGGCCACATATATTGTAAAATAAGGGTTACTTTACCATTTTAAAAATTTAAAAGTTCTATAAAAGTTCTATTTTTTTAGTTTTTTTCTCAATGTTTTTTTCTGCCTAAAACTTCAATATTTACCTTTATATTTATAGTATAACACTTAAATGTCAATAATTCAACTATTATTATTTAACTTTTTCATAAGCTGCTTATTAGCATCTTTATATAAATGAGAATAAGTATTTATAGTAGTTTGTAGATTGTCGTGCCCTAGGCGTTTGCTGATTGCGGTAATGTCGGCTTGGATAAATAACAAATATGAAGCATGGGAATGTCTAAAATCGTGAAGTCTTATTTTTTCAACACCTGCCTGGATGCTATATTTTTCTAAAATATAACGTAATTGAGAATTTTTTAAATTAAATACTTTTTGAGAGTTTAAAGTCTTTGATTTATTTAATTGTAATTCTAATTCAAATTTAGAAAAGTATGATTTTAAATCTGAAATAAGAATTTCAGGAAGAAGAACTTTTCTTATTGACCCCAAAGTTTTTGGAGTGGTTACATATTCTTTTTTATTTATTCGAGAAATAGTTTTATTTACATCTATAAATTTTTCCTCCAAATTAATGTCATCAAATGTAAGCGCCAAAACTTCTCCAATTCGTAATCCAGTCCAAAATAAGACTTTAAATATAATAATTGCGTCAGAATATTTACCGTTTTTTTCTTTATTTTTTAATTCAAGAAAATCTATAAATTTTTCAAAATCTCCAACAGACCAGATCTTCATTTCAGACCGATTTTTTTTACTTCCAAACGATCCAATGTTTCTACAAGGGTTTTCATTCAATCCTTGATATTTTGTAGCCCAATTAAACAAACTTTTTAAAGCTGCATAAATATTAGCTTTAGAATTCTCACTAAACGGCTTTCCATTTTCATTTTTCTTTTCCAGCATCTCGTTTTGCCATTCCCGAATCATATAGGAATTAATCTTACTAATCTCAACATCGCCAAAAAAAGGCAATATATGTAACCTAAAAAAATTTTCCACAGTATTGATAGCTGTAGGTTTATGTCTTTTGCTATAATCCTCAAAATAAAGTTCATACAACGATTGAAATGACATATTTACAGATTTAGCAATTTTTTTCTTAAACTCATATTCATATTCCTGAGCTTCCTTTTTCTTCTTAAACCCAGTTTTTTTGTACTTTTTATTTACACCCTTGTAATCTTTAGCATAAAACATCGCATACCATGTTTTTTTATCTGCATTATAGTAAACTGGCATTTTTAATCTCCTTAATTTTTGATCTTAAATAATTATATCATATTTTTATCTCTATATAATAGAAAAATTTATCTCGATTTTTTTGATTTTGTGTGATATACTTAACTTGAGATAGGATGTGAAAATATTTAATGAAAGTAAAATTAAAAGAAAATGGAACGATTCATGAAGTTTTTGGAATTATTATTTTAGATAATCAAAAAAAATTGTTTTTATTATATAGTAATTTTGAAGTTCTTGATACAGAGTTAGAAATTGTAGATGGAAGGATGCCTTTTGATTGGCATTGGAAAGTAATAAATAAAGAATGGTGTAAGATAATTATAGGTCCACAAAAATTGACAAAAAATCTTATTTATGCTGCATATCATTGGGAAGGAGAAGAAGCTTTAGAATACAAAAAATTACAATCTGATGAAATGAATAAAAATTGGCAAAAAAATTTAGAATATTATGATGAGATTTTAAATTATAGCAATATTTTCGATAATATGCTATATAAGTTTGAAAGATAAATAAGGAGTTTATATGAAAATAAGATATAAAAATATAGATTATTTAGTAATGGGAATATGTCATTTTAAAAATAATAAGGAATCACATTATTTAATAGAAGAAGAAAAAAAAATAAAATGGGTTTCAGAAATTTTTATTGAAGTAAAAAAATCCAAAATGCCATTTAATTGGTCTCTTTCATTAGAGAATAATTCAAAATATGATTTTTTGTGTGGTTATTATGAACTATGTAATTTGCCCGAGCATTTTGAAGGAATTATGTTGGGAAATAAAAAGGATTTGGAAATTTTTAAAAAAAGAAAGAAAGAATTAGAATTATGGTTAGAAAAATTAGATTATTATAACAAAGAAATAACTTTTGAAAAAATTCTTTCAAAAATTAAATTGTAGTTCTCCATTTATCATTTATAAAATTTTTACATAACATACATTAATTAAGATGGAGTAATATGTAATGTGTGATAAATATAAATAATAAAATATAATATAAGAATCTATTCTATCGCATACTTTTATGCCAAACACATTTCATAAATTACTACTAACTACTAGCATTATTATTCGTTCTTTAGATAGATTTTTTCATAATTTTTAAGACTTATTCCATTACTTAAAATTTATATAATTCATAAATTAATTTTTGAGGAATTTTCTTATCCAATTTCCATAATATTTTCATTGGTTTATCGCCTTGACTGCTGTAATACTTTGCATTTCCTAGATAGATAAAAGGGTTTGTCTTATTTCCATTCATAAAAGCATATTTTCGTATAAAAATGTGAACCTTAAATCCTTTTTCTTTATGATGAATAAACATTTGTCCAACACTTGAATTATGAGAAGTTTTTGGTTGACTTATCCACTGAATAATATCATCTGCAAATAATGAATTGTCATACTTTAAATTCTCTTGAAAAATGTGCGTTTTATCAATTGTCGCAAATAAGCAAATATCTTTATCAGTATTCGCATAACCAGCTCTCCAGCTGCCTTTCGGAACTTTTGAATCCAGCAAAATTTGCAGTTCAATTCTTTTATATTTTTTATATGGAATCAAGATATTTTCATTAAATATTGAAAGATTATTGTTTTTCTTAAATTCTGATAATCCTAAATATAGTAAATCTTCTAGCCTATTTTTAAAATTATAATTTGTGTTTTGAGAATTATCTAAATCTATAAGTTTTAAATTTATTTCATCATTATTCTCTCTTTTATTTTCAAATATTTTATTATATTTTTTTGAAATTTTAAATAATCTATTTTTTGAATTTTTTTCCAAAATTTTATCTTCAACTAATTCCGTAAAAATACGATTTATTACATATTCTTTTTGAAAATCATCTTTAATATTAAAATAATTTTTATATTCATCAGCAATAATTTCTAAATTTATAAAATCGTTGTTTATCAAATATTTTACAATCAAATACGTAAACGGCTCTACAATCGTTAATTTTTTTTCTAAATATGCCAAAAATTCAATTTCTTCTGAATTTAATAAAGATATTTTATTTTGTTTGATTTCAGAATCTTCAAATTGTAACTGAGCATTATAAAATGATCCTAACTTTAGGGATAACTCTTGAAATAATTCAATATTTGTATCAAAGTCACTCACTTTTAAAATTTCATTTTCTGATTTTCCAATTTCAGCTTTATAATCTAAATACATTTCCTTTAAAATATTTTTTGAACTAAAATTAATTTTTTCTATTTTTTCAATAATACGATTTTGGCAAATTCTATCTAACTCTACATAACAAGATTTTGGAATATTTGAAAATTGATTTTTAATTTCATTTATAATTTTTTCTTTTTTTGTGAATAAAGTATCTTTATTATCAACTTCACTCGAAAAATAATTTATTAATAAATAATCTTTTTTATGATTTCCAATAAAATCAATAATTGTCACAAAGTCTTTATTTTTAGCCTTTCTCAATCCTCTCCCAATTTGCTGTATAAAAATTGTTGACGACATTGTGGGACGTAAGAATAGCAGTAAATTAATTGTTGGAATATCAATTCCTTCGTTTAAAATATCTACTACACATAAAATTTCAATTTTTTTGTTTTTAAATTTTTCTAAAATTTCTGATCTTTCGTTTGAACTTGTATTTGCTGTGATCACAGCTGAATTATAACCTTTTTTTGAAAATTCTTCCTTCATAAAAAAAGCATGCTCTATATTCTGGCAAAATGCAACAGCACTTAGTTCATCACCATCGAAGCCAAATTTATTGATTTTTTCAACAATGTAATCGGTACGTGTGTTCAATAATAAATTTTCTAATAATATTTTTTCATTGTATTTCCCATTTTTGTAAGGAATATTATCATAATTAATCGTATAATCATTTACTCCAAAATAATGAAAAGGAACAATCAAGTCTTCTTCCAAAGCCTCTTTTATTCCAATTTCATCTACTACGTTATAATCACAAAGTGATAGAATGTCTTTTCCATCCATACGTTTTGGAGTTGCTGTTAATCCTAATAGAAATTTTGGATTAAAATATGATAATGCTTTTAAATAACTATTTGACATTGAATGATGAAATTCATCAACTATAACGTAATCAAAAAAACTAGGCTTAAATTCATTGTAACAATTTCTTAAAGACTGAATCGAAGCAAAAATTATACTTTTATCAATTTCCTTTAAACCGCCATAAATTCTTCCAAATTCATTTTTGTCAATTTTAAGAATTTTTGAAAAAACATTTATTGCATTTTCTAGCAACTCTTCACGATGAGCAATGAATAAAAATTTTATATTTGAAGTTTTTGATTTTTTATCATTTATTTTAAATAATTTATTTTCAGTATTGGAATTAATTTCAAAAAACTGTTTTATATCCATTGCGGCAAGATAAGTTTTTCCTGTACCAGTTGCAGAAATTACAAGGCCCTTTTTATTGCCGTTTATTCTAGTTTCTTTTAGTTTTTGCAAAACTCCTTTTTGCATGCTATTTGGTACAAATTCATTTTCTTGTTCAATTTTGGTTTTTCTATAATCAAAAGTATTTTGTACATTTACAGATTTTTTATATTTTTCATATTCATCAATAAAATCTTGTGTCAATTCTATCGCTTCATTACTATGCCACAACTTCTCAAACTGATTTAGCGATTTTCCATAAATATTAAAAAAACTGCTATCTGTCAGCTTCACATTCCATTCCTCTGCCGAATACAATGCACTTTGACTAATATTAGATGATCCAATTACAACACTATGGTATTTTTCTTTTTCAAATAAATATGCTTTTGTGTGAAAACTCTCGCTTGAATTATTATAAATCTTAACTTTTATGTTCTTATACGACAAAAGTTTTCGCAATGCCTTTGAATCCGTAATATTTAAATAAACAGATGTTATAATTTCTCCTTGAATCCCTTGTTTTTCAAGTTCATCCAAAGTGCTTATTAATAACTGAATCCCTGAATATCTTATAAAACTTACAATAAAATAGAATTTTTTGCAGTTTAGCAATTCCTGCTTTAAATAAATAAAAAAATTACGAAATTTAGCCTTTTCGTTTATAATTAATTCATTTATATTTCCGATTATATCTTTATCTTTTCGTTTTAATGGTAATTCAAAATGAAAATTAGTATTTTTATTTTTTTTATTAAATGTCTGATTTAGTAAATATAGCTGTTTTTCAGTAAATTCAATAGCTTTTTGATAATCATTTTCTCCAATAAAATTAGAAATCTTTTTTGAAAAAGTTTCCAGAACTTCAAATTCCAAATTTTCCTTGTATTCAGTCATTTCCAGAAAATTATCATTTTTTTCTTTTGCATTTACTAAATTACTTGACTCAGATTTCTTTGCTAAAATACTCATTTTCACCCCTTTTATTTTAATTAATTTTTACAAGAGTTTAAGTCCTTTAAATTACTCTTTTTCTAAAAATTCTAAAATTCGCTTATTTCCAGTCTTATGCTTCATCATTTTAAAAAATATTCTAAACATTATCAAAACATCATAATAACTTCCGTGTAATTGACTTTCTTCAAATGGAACATTATAATAATTGGCACATTCCATTAATTTTGGCCATTTGTAGTTTCCATAGGAAGAACCTGTTACCTTTACAATATCTATATTTGTTAGCATAGTATCAAATTGATTTTGCAATGGAAAATCTACAAAACTTCTGTCAAATTTTATGTTATGAGCGACAAAATGGCTTGTATCCTGACAAAATAAAAAGAAATTATCCATATCTTCCTTAAAAGTCAAAGGATATTCAATTCCTGTATTTTGAATAATATTTTTCCTTTCACTTAAAATTACATCATCTGTCAATCCATTTACATTAATTGCACCTTCATTTAACTCTTCGCCTTCATTTCTAAAATAAAATCTGTTAAATTCAGAAACTTTTTTCCATTTGTTTCTCTCTTCTCCAGAATTTTCAGAATTATAATTAACCTTTATCGCAGACATCGACAAAACAGAACTTCCTTGAAATCCGTTTGTTTCCACATCAAAAAATATAATATTCTTATTTAATTTTATTTCTTTATTCACTATTTTCTCTTTCCTTTTTGTTTTTTCCTACCTTTTTTATAATTTTACATCGAATAAACTTTTGGATTATTTAATCAATAGATATGTTCGATAATATAAAACTTTTTATCTATACACAAGGAATCAATACCCATTGCTTCAAAATATTTTTATTTCATAAATTCTAAGTTTATATAGTTATCGAACAAGTCTAATTTTTATGAATTTTTATGTTTATACAAGATAAATTAGTCATTTAATTTTAATACTGATAAAAACGCCTCTTGTGGAATTTCTACATTTCCAATCGCCTTCATTCGCTTTTTACCTTCTTTTTGTTTTTCTAATAATTTTTTCTTACGTGTAATATCTCCACCATAACATTTTGCAAGCACATTCTTTCTAAGTGCCTTAAT
The DNA window shown above is from Leptotrichia wadei and carries:
- a CDS encoding segregation and condensation protein A, coding for MENMIQIKIENFEGPLDLLLHLIEKKKMDINSINVSQIIDDYLNYIHAQKELNLKIKVEFLIMATDLIEIKAYSILNRDKKFEKIENLEKKIIEYQLFKEISELFSKYENEYNVPYTRTGTESIGSEIEYDISSLNLDNLFKSLKNLINSKMIKKNNFEERIILNLEDDNYSTEEAHNEISEIIKEDRKVEFNHLLKNKFSKSRIVTLFLCILDMFKNGEIDIIVEEKNFFIKSIK
- the murJ gene encoding murein biosynthesis integral membrane protein MurJ, with amino-acid sequence MFKSSFIVMIINMLSRILGLIREMIIGSVFGATGMTDAYVSATKIPNFFTTLFGEGSLGTVFIPIYNRGMAEEGKERTDDFVFSLLNLIVAFTSTLSVIMIFFSKQILKVTTGFNDPKRFDAANNLLKIVAFYFLFIALSGVVSSLLNNYKKFAVSASMGIVFNLTIIVGTLMLKNKMGIYGLGVAYLLSGVFQLVIMLPQFFQIMKKYKFILNLKDEYVKEMFILMVPTLVGIFGYQINEIVDNRFATSLPAGTASALNYASRLYLLPIGVFAISLAVVIFPTLSKAVVKNDNRTVRRVVHQGLYMLSFLIVPSSVILFGYAKEIVRLVYERGKFNAAAVKVTSETLQFYALGLLFFSTIHLLTRSHYVYKDRKTPVISSFAAIFINIVLDSLLYKQYRHVGLTFATSFSAMVNFIILYISLNKKYVKLRNLKYIAILGVTFVTSMISYWGSSVIKFQNKYGIVVNLTIFAIIYLIIWFALIFTFRKDLIRKVLKRRKW
- a CDS encoding helicase, translating into MIKEKIRYTKTGKRIEVYEFKAKLHQKVVMSKNQFEEHIFPKHPEISLEIIKEVLENPDFVTKQSKSRKEHFYQKKIGKLNYFVVISQHKNVKNLRFVLTAFMAKDSNFLKEKNIHYRYYKK
- a CDS encoding tyrosine-type recombinase/integrase yields the protein MPVYYNADKKTWYAMFYAKDYKGVNKKYKKTGFKKKKEAQEYEYEFKKKIAKSVNMSFQSLYELYFEDYSKRHKPTAINTVENFFRLHILPFFGDVEISKINSYMIREWQNEMLEKKNENGKPFSENSKANIYAALKSLFNWATKYQGLNENPCRNIGSFGSKKNRSEMKIWSVGDFEKFIDFLELKNKEKNGKYSDAIIIFKVLFWTGLRIGEVLALTFDDINLEEKFIDVNKTISRINKKEYVTTPKTLGSIRKVLLPEILISDLKSYFSKFELELQLNKSKTLNSQKVFNLKNSQLRYILEKYSIQAGVEKIRLHDFRHSHASYLLFIQADITAISKRLGHDNLQTTINTYSHLYKDANKQLMKKLNNNS
- a CDS encoding DUF3427 domain-containing protein; the protein is MSILAKKSESSNLVNAKEKNDNFLEMTEYKENLEFEVLETFSKKISNFIGENDYQKAIEFTEKQLYLLNQTFNKKNKNTNFHFELPLKRKDKDIIGNINELIINEKAKFRNFFIYLKQELLNCKKFYFIVSFIRYSGIQLLISTLDELEKQGIQGEIITSVYLNITDSKALRKLLSYKNIKVKIYNNSSESFHTKAYLFEKEKYHSVVIGSSNISQSALYSAEEWNVKLTDSSFFNIYGKSLNQFEKLWHSNEAIELTQDFIDEYEKYKKSVNVQNTFDYRKTKIEQENEFVPNSMQKGVLQKLKETRINGNKKGLVISATGTGKTYLAAMDIKQFFEINSNTENKLFKINDKKSKTSNIKFLFIAHREELLENAINVFSKILKIDKNEFGRIYGGLKEIDKSIIFASIQSLRNCYNEFKPSFFDYVIVDEFHHSMSNSYLKALSYFNPKFLLGLTATPKRMDGKDILSLCDYNVVDEIGIKEALEEDLIVPFHYFGVNDYTINYDNIPYKNGKYNEKILLENLLLNTRTDYIVEKINKFGFDGDELSAVAFCQNIEHAFFMKEEFSKKGYNSAVITANTSSNERSEILEKFKNKKIEILCVVDILNEGIDIPTINLLLFLRPTMSSTIFIQQIGRGLRKAKNKDFVTIIDFIGNHKKDYLLINYFSSEVDNKDTLFTKKEKIINEIKNQFSNIPKSCYVELDRICQNRIIEKIEKINFSSKNILKEMYLDYKAEIGKSENEILKVSDFDTNIELFQELSLKLGSFYNAQLQFEDSEIKQNKISLLNSEEIEFLAYLEKKLTIVEPFTYLIVKYLINNDFINLEIIADEYKNYFNIKDDFQKEYVINRIFTELVEDKILEKNSKNRLFKISKKYNKIFENKRENNDEINLKLIDLDNSQNTNYNFKNRLEDLLYLGLSEFKKNNNLSIFNENILIPYKKYKRIELQILLDSKVPKGSWRAGYANTDKDICLFATIDKTHIFQENLKYDNSLFADDIIQWISQPKTSHNSSVGQMFIHHKEKGFKVHIFIRKYAFMNGNKTNPFIYLGNAKYYSSQGDKPMKILWKLDKKIPQKLIYELYKF
- a CDS encoding 3'-5' exonuclease gives rise to the protein MNKEIKLNKNIIFFDVETNGFQGSSVLSMSAIKVNYNSENSGEERNKWKKVSEFNRFYFRNEGEELNEGAINVNGLTDDVILSERKNIIQNTGIEYPLTFKEDMDNFFLFCQDTSHFVAHNIKFDRSFVDFPLQNQFDTMLTNIDIVKVTGSSYGNYKWPKLMECANYYNVPFEESQLHGSYYDVLIMFRIFFKMMKHKTGNKRILEFLEKE